A genomic region of Candidatus Coatesbacteria bacterium contains the following coding sequences:
- a CDS encoding TdeIII family type II restriction endonuclease, protein MWVVLSPSVVCLSFLGLEKMDTSKGISSIVSAAVESFATGFEARHIAEVDNLEGVIQSKINNIFVKELGEELVYYSALVRSFDSSFGNMLERMAINIAKPFYEVYNNVDGPIY, encoded by the coding sequence ATGTGGGTGGTATTATCTCCATCTGTTGTCTGCCTTTCTTTTTTAGGATTGGAAAAAATGGACACAAGTAAGGGTATTTCATCAATCGTTTCCGCTGCAGTAGAATCTTTTGCTACCGGTTTTGAGGCTAGGCATATAGCGGAAGTAGATAACCTAGAGGGGGTTATTCAAAGTAAAATTAATAATATATTTGTAAAAGAGCTTGGGGAGGAATTAGTATACTATTCCGCCCTTGTACGTTCATTCGATTCGTCCTTTGGCAATATGCTTGAAAGGATGGCGATCAATATTGCAAAGCCTTTTTATGAGGTATATAATAATGTTGATGGTCCAATATATTAA